A portion of the Meriones unguiculatus strain TT.TT164.6M chromosome 14, Bangor_MerUng_6.1, whole genome shotgun sequence genome contains these proteins:
- the Tmem145 gene encoding transmembrane protein 145 isoform X3, with product MEPPRASALRRLLPPLLLLLLPLSPRARAKYVRGNLSSKEDWVFLTRFCFLSDYGRLDFRFRYPEAKCCQNILLYFDDPSQWPAVYKARDKDCLAKESVIRPENNQVINLTTQYAWSGCQVVLEDGTRYLSCSSGRSFRSVRERWWYIALSKCGAPHSPQGEGLQLEYEMVLTNGKSFWTRHFSADEFGILETDVTFLLIFTLIFVLSCYFGYLLKGRQLLHTTYKMFMAAAGVEVLSLLFFCIYWGQYATDGVGNASVKILAKLLFSSSFLIFLLTLILLGKGFTVTRGRISHSGSVKLSVYMTLYTLTHVVLLIYEAEVLYTYESPAGYGLIGLQVAAYVWFCYAVLVSLRHFPEKQPFYVPFFAAYTLWFFAVPVTALIANFGIPKWAREKIVNGIQLGVHLYAHGVFLIMTRPSAANKNFPYHVRTSQIASAGVPGPGGSQAADKAFPQHVYGNVTFISDSVPNFTELFSIPPPTSSAGKQAEETAAAPRGRVVTTAEPGAASPPAPAAPPGRAGPTPGYQPLVPQTAAPHAGFTEYFSMHTAGGPAAPL from the exons ATGGAGCCCCCGCGGGCGTCCGCGCTGCGCCGTCtgctgccgccgctgctgctgctgctgctgcccctgtCCCCCCGCGCCCGCGCCAAGTACGTGCGGGGCAACCTCAGCTCCAAGGAG GACTGGGTGTTCCTGACGAGATTCTGCTTCCTCTCGGATTATGGCCGACTGGACTTCCGATTCCGGTACCCCGAG GCCAAGTGCTGTCAGAACATCCTCCTCTATTTCGACGACCCGTCCCAGTGGCCAGCTGTGTACAAGGCAAGGGACAAG GACTGCTTGGCCAAGGAGTCGGTGATCAGGCCGGAGAACAACCAGGTCATCAACCTCACCACGCAGTACGCCTGGTCAGGCTGTCAG GTGGTGTTGGAGGATGGGACCCGCTACCTCAGCTGCTCCAGTGGCCGCAGCTTCCGCTCCGTGCGGGAGCGATGGTGGTATATCGCGCTCAGCAAGTGTGGG GCCCCCCACTCCCCACAGGGAGAGGGGCTGCAGCTGGAGTACGAGATGGTTCTCACCAACGGCAAGTCCTTCTGGACGCGGCACTTCTCAGCTGACGAGTTTG GGATCCTGGAGACAGACGTGACCTTTCTCCTCATCTTCACCCTCATCTTTGTCCTCTCCTGTTACTTTGGTT ATTTGCTGAAAGGCCGACAATTACTCCACACAACGTATAAAATGTTCATGGCCGCGGCAGGAGTGGAGG TCCTGAGCCTCCTGTTTTTCTGCATCTACTGGGGCCAATATGCCACGGATGGCGTTGGCAACGCCAGCGTGAAAATCCTGG CCAAGCTGCTCTTCTCCTCCagcttcctcatcttcctgctcACGCTCATCCTTCTGGGGAAGGGATTCACGGTGACACG GGGCCGCATCAGCCACTCGGGCTCCGTGAAGCTGTCTGTGTACATGACCCTGTACACCCTCACGCACGTGGTGCTGCTCATCTACGAGGCAGAA GTCCTGTACACGTACGAGTCCCCGGCGGGCTATGGGCTGATCGGGCTGCAGGTCGCGGCCTACGTGTGGTTCTGCTACGCTGTGCTGGTGTCCCTCCGCCACTTCCCCGAGAAGCAGCCCTTCTACGTGCCCTTCTTTGCTGCCTACACCCTCTG GTTCTTCGCTGTTCCCGTCACGGCTCTGATCGCCAATTTCGGGATCCCGAAGTGGGCTCGGGAGAAGATCGTCAACGGCATCCAGCTGGGAGTGCACCTGTACGCCCACGGCGTGTTCCTG ATCATGACCCGACCGTCGGCGGCCAACAAGAACTTCCCGTACCACGTGCGTACCTCGCAGATCGCCTCCGCGGGGGTCCCCGGGCCCGGAGGGAGCCAAGCCGCGGACAAGGCCTTCCCGCAGCACGTCTACGGAAACGTGACGTTCATCAGCGACTCGGTGCCCAACTTCACGGAGCTCTTCTCCATCCCCCCGCCCACCTCCTCC GCCGGGAAGCAGGCGGAGGAGACGGCGGCCGCCCCTCGGGGCCGCGTGGTGACCACGGCCGAGCCGGGCGCAGCCTCCCCGCCCGCTCCCGCGGCGCCCCCCGGCCGGGCCGGCCCGACGCCGGGCTACCAGCCGCTCGTGCCGCAGACGGCGGCGCCGCACGCCGGCTTCACCGAGTACTTCAGCATGCACACGGCCGGGGGCCCCGCGGCCCCGCTCTGA
- the Tmem145 gene encoding transmembrane protein 145 isoform X2, whose translation MEPPRASALRRLLPPLLLLLLPLSPRARAKYVRGNLSSKEDWVFLTRFCFLSDYGRLDFRFRYPEAKCCQNILLYFDDPSQWPAVYKARDKDCLAKESVIRPENNQVINLTTQYAWSGCQVVLEDGTRYLSCSSGRSFRSVRERWWYIALSKCGGEGLQLEYEMVLTNGKSFWTRHFSADEFGILETDVTFLLIFTLIFVLSCYFGYLLKGRQLLHTTYKMFMAAAGVEVLSLLFFCIYWGQYATDGVGNASVKILAKLLFSSSFLIFLLTLILLGKGFTVTRGRISHSGSVKLSVYMTLYTLTHVVLLIYEAEFFDPGQVLYTYESPAGYGLIGLQVAAYVWFCYAVLVSLRHFPEKQPFYVPFFAAYTLWFFAVPVTALIANFGIPKWAREKIVNGIQLGVHLYAHGVFLIMTRPSAANKNFPYHVRTSQIASAGVPGPGGSQAADKAFPQHVYGNVTFISDSVPNFTELFSIPPPTSSAGKQAEETAAAPRGRVVTTAEPGAASPPAPAAPPGRAGPTPGYQPLVPQTAAPHAGFTEYFSMHTAGGPAAPL comes from the exons ATGGAGCCCCCGCGGGCGTCCGCGCTGCGCCGTCtgctgccgccgctgctgctgctgctgctgcccctgtCCCCCCGCGCCCGCGCCAAGTACGTGCGGGGCAACCTCAGCTCCAAGGAG GACTGGGTGTTCCTGACGAGATTCTGCTTCCTCTCGGATTATGGCCGACTGGACTTCCGATTCCGGTACCCCGAG GCCAAGTGCTGTCAGAACATCCTCCTCTATTTCGACGACCCGTCCCAGTGGCCAGCTGTGTACAAGGCAAGGGACAAG GACTGCTTGGCCAAGGAGTCGGTGATCAGGCCGGAGAACAACCAGGTCATCAACCTCACCACGCAGTACGCCTGGTCAGGCTGTCAG GTGGTGTTGGAGGATGGGACCCGCTACCTCAGCTGCTCCAGTGGCCGCAGCTTCCGCTCCGTGCGGGAGCGATGGTGGTATATCGCGCTCAGCAAGTGTGGG GGAGAGGGGCTGCAGCTGGAGTACGAGATGGTTCTCACCAACGGCAAGTCCTTCTGGACGCGGCACTTCTCAGCTGACGAGTTTG GGATCCTGGAGACAGACGTGACCTTTCTCCTCATCTTCACCCTCATCTTTGTCCTCTCCTGTTACTTTGGTT ATTTGCTGAAAGGCCGACAATTACTCCACACAACGTATAAAATGTTCATGGCCGCGGCAGGAGTGGAGG TCCTGAGCCTCCTGTTTTTCTGCATCTACTGGGGCCAATATGCCACGGATGGCGTTGGCAACGCCAGCGTGAAAATCCTGG CCAAGCTGCTCTTCTCCTCCagcttcctcatcttcctgctcACGCTCATCCTTCTGGGGAAGGGATTCACGGTGACACG GGGCCGCATCAGCCACTCGGGCTCCGTGAAGCTGTCTGTGTACATGACCCTGTACACCCTCACGCACGTGGTGCTGCTCATCTACGAGGCAGAA TTCTTTGACCCGGGCCAGGTCCTGTACACGTACGAGTCCCCGGCGGGCTATGGGCTGATCGGGCTGCAGGTCGCGGCCTACGTGTGGTTCTGCTACGCTGTGCTGGTGTCCCTCCGCCACTTCCCCGAGAAGCAGCCCTTCTACGTGCCCTTCTTTGCTGCCTACACCCTCTG GTTCTTCGCTGTTCCCGTCACGGCTCTGATCGCCAATTTCGGGATCCCGAAGTGGGCTCGGGAGAAGATCGTCAACGGCATCCAGCTGGGAGTGCACCTGTACGCCCACGGCGTGTTCCTG ATCATGACCCGACCGTCGGCGGCCAACAAGAACTTCCCGTACCACGTGCGTACCTCGCAGATCGCCTCCGCGGGGGTCCCCGGGCCCGGAGGGAGCCAAGCCGCGGACAAGGCCTTCCCGCAGCACGTCTACGGAAACGTGACGTTCATCAGCGACTCGGTGCCCAACTTCACGGAGCTCTTCTCCATCCCCCCGCCCACCTCCTCC GCCGGGAAGCAGGCGGAGGAGACGGCGGCCGCCCCTCGGGGCCGCGTGGTGACCACGGCCGAGCCGGGCGCAGCCTCCCCGCCCGCTCCCGCGGCGCCCCCCGGCCGGGCCGGCCCGACGCCGGGCTACCAGCCGCTCGTGCCGCAGACGGCGGCGCCGCACGCCGGCTTCACCGAGTACTTCAGCATGCACACGGCCGGGGGCCCCGCGGCCCCGCTCTGA
- the Tmem145 gene encoding transmembrane protein 145 isoform X1, whose protein sequence is MEPPRASALRRLLPPLLLLLLPLSPRARAKYVRGNLSSKEDWVFLTRFCFLSDYGRLDFRFRYPEAKCCQNILLYFDDPSQWPAVYKARDKDCLAKESVIRPENNQVINLTTQYAWSGCQVVLEDGTRYLSCSSGRSFRSVRERWWYIALSKCGAPHSPQGEGLQLEYEMVLTNGKSFWTRHFSADEFGILETDVTFLLIFTLIFVLSCYFGYLLKGRQLLHTTYKMFMAAAGVEVLSLLFFCIYWGQYATDGVGNASVKILAKLLFSSSFLIFLLTLILLGKGFTVTRGRISHSGSVKLSVYMTLYTLTHVVLLIYEAEFFDPGQVLYTYESPAGYGLIGLQVAAYVWFCYAVLVSLRHFPEKQPFYVPFFAAYTLWFFAVPVTALIANFGIPKWAREKIVNGIQLGVHLYAHGVFLIMTRPSAANKNFPYHVRTSQIASAGVPGPGGSQAADKAFPQHVYGNVTFISDSVPNFTELFSIPPPTSSAGKQAEETAAAPRGRVVTTAEPGAASPPAPAAPPGRAGPTPGYQPLVPQTAAPHAGFTEYFSMHTAGGPAAPL, encoded by the exons ATGGAGCCCCCGCGGGCGTCCGCGCTGCGCCGTCtgctgccgccgctgctgctgctgctgctgcccctgtCCCCCCGCGCCCGCGCCAAGTACGTGCGGGGCAACCTCAGCTCCAAGGAG GACTGGGTGTTCCTGACGAGATTCTGCTTCCTCTCGGATTATGGCCGACTGGACTTCCGATTCCGGTACCCCGAG GCCAAGTGCTGTCAGAACATCCTCCTCTATTTCGACGACCCGTCCCAGTGGCCAGCTGTGTACAAGGCAAGGGACAAG GACTGCTTGGCCAAGGAGTCGGTGATCAGGCCGGAGAACAACCAGGTCATCAACCTCACCACGCAGTACGCCTGGTCAGGCTGTCAG GTGGTGTTGGAGGATGGGACCCGCTACCTCAGCTGCTCCAGTGGCCGCAGCTTCCGCTCCGTGCGGGAGCGATGGTGGTATATCGCGCTCAGCAAGTGTGGG GCCCCCCACTCCCCACAGGGAGAGGGGCTGCAGCTGGAGTACGAGATGGTTCTCACCAACGGCAAGTCCTTCTGGACGCGGCACTTCTCAGCTGACGAGTTTG GGATCCTGGAGACAGACGTGACCTTTCTCCTCATCTTCACCCTCATCTTTGTCCTCTCCTGTTACTTTGGTT ATTTGCTGAAAGGCCGACAATTACTCCACACAACGTATAAAATGTTCATGGCCGCGGCAGGAGTGGAGG TCCTGAGCCTCCTGTTTTTCTGCATCTACTGGGGCCAATATGCCACGGATGGCGTTGGCAACGCCAGCGTGAAAATCCTGG CCAAGCTGCTCTTCTCCTCCagcttcctcatcttcctgctcACGCTCATCCTTCTGGGGAAGGGATTCACGGTGACACG GGGCCGCATCAGCCACTCGGGCTCCGTGAAGCTGTCTGTGTACATGACCCTGTACACCCTCACGCACGTGGTGCTGCTCATCTACGAGGCAGAA TTCTTTGACCCGGGCCAGGTCCTGTACACGTACGAGTCCCCGGCGGGCTATGGGCTGATCGGGCTGCAGGTCGCGGCCTACGTGTGGTTCTGCTACGCTGTGCTGGTGTCCCTCCGCCACTTCCCCGAGAAGCAGCCCTTCTACGTGCCCTTCTTTGCTGCCTACACCCTCTG GTTCTTCGCTGTTCCCGTCACGGCTCTGATCGCCAATTTCGGGATCCCGAAGTGGGCTCGGGAGAAGATCGTCAACGGCATCCAGCTGGGAGTGCACCTGTACGCCCACGGCGTGTTCCTG ATCATGACCCGACCGTCGGCGGCCAACAAGAACTTCCCGTACCACGTGCGTACCTCGCAGATCGCCTCCGCGGGGGTCCCCGGGCCCGGAGGGAGCCAAGCCGCGGACAAGGCCTTCCCGCAGCACGTCTACGGAAACGTGACGTTCATCAGCGACTCGGTGCCCAACTTCACGGAGCTCTTCTCCATCCCCCCGCCCACCTCCTCC GCCGGGAAGCAGGCGGAGGAGACGGCGGCCGCCCCTCGGGGCCGCGTGGTGACCACGGCCGAGCCGGGCGCAGCCTCCCCGCCCGCTCCCGCGGCGCCCCCCGGCCGGGCCGGCCCGACGCCGGGCTACCAGCCGCTCGTGCCGCAGACGGCGGCGCCGCACGCCGGCTTCACCGAGTACTTCAGCATGCACACGGCCGGGGGCCCCGCGGCCCCGCTCTGA
- the Tmem145 gene encoding transmembrane protein 145 isoform X4, translated as MEPPRASALRRLLPPLLLLLLPLSPRARAKYVRGNLSSKEDWVFLTRFCFLSDYGRLDFRFRYPEAKCCQNILLYFDDPSQWPAVYKARDKDCLAKESVIRPENNQVINLTTQYAWSGCQVVLEDGTRYLSCSSGRSFRSVRERWWYIALSKCGAPHSPQGEGLQLEYEMVLTNGKSFWTRHFSADEFGILETDVTFLLIFTLIFVLSCYFGYLLKGRQLLHTTYKMFMAAAGVEVLSLLFFCIYWGQYATDGVGNASVKILAKLLFSSSFLIFLLTLILLGKGFTVTRGRISHSGSVKLSVYMTLYTLTHVVLLIYEAEVAAYVWFCYAVLVSLRHFPEKQPFYVPFFAAYTLWFFAVPVTALIANFGIPKWAREKIVNGIQLGVHLYAHGVFLIMTRPSAANKNFPYHVRTSQIASAGVPGPGGSQAADKAFPQHVYGNVTFISDSVPNFTELFSIPPPTSSAGKQAEETAAAPRGRVVTTAEPGAASPPAPAAPPGRAGPTPGYQPLVPQTAAPHAGFTEYFSMHTAGGPAAPL; from the exons ATGGAGCCCCCGCGGGCGTCCGCGCTGCGCCGTCtgctgccgccgctgctgctgctgctgctgcccctgtCCCCCCGCGCCCGCGCCAAGTACGTGCGGGGCAACCTCAGCTCCAAGGAG GACTGGGTGTTCCTGACGAGATTCTGCTTCCTCTCGGATTATGGCCGACTGGACTTCCGATTCCGGTACCCCGAG GCCAAGTGCTGTCAGAACATCCTCCTCTATTTCGACGACCCGTCCCAGTGGCCAGCTGTGTACAAGGCAAGGGACAAG GACTGCTTGGCCAAGGAGTCGGTGATCAGGCCGGAGAACAACCAGGTCATCAACCTCACCACGCAGTACGCCTGGTCAGGCTGTCAG GTGGTGTTGGAGGATGGGACCCGCTACCTCAGCTGCTCCAGTGGCCGCAGCTTCCGCTCCGTGCGGGAGCGATGGTGGTATATCGCGCTCAGCAAGTGTGGG GCCCCCCACTCCCCACAGGGAGAGGGGCTGCAGCTGGAGTACGAGATGGTTCTCACCAACGGCAAGTCCTTCTGGACGCGGCACTTCTCAGCTGACGAGTTTG GGATCCTGGAGACAGACGTGACCTTTCTCCTCATCTTCACCCTCATCTTTGTCCTCTCCTGTTACTTTGGTT ATTTGCTGAAAGGCCGACAATTACTCCACACAACGTATAAAATGTTCATGGCCGCGGCAGGAGTGGAGG TCCTGAGCCTCCTGTTTTTCTGCATCTACTGGGGCCAATATGCCACGGATGGCGTTGGCAACGCCAGCGTGAAAATCCTGG CCAAGCTGCTCTTCTCCTCCagcttcctcatcttcctgctcACGCTCATCCTTCTGGGGAAGGGATTCACGGTGACACG GGGCCGCATCAGCCACTCGGGCTCCGTGAAGCTGTCTGTGTACATGACCCTGTACACCCTCACGCACGTGGTGCTGCTCATCTACGAGGCAGAA GTCGCGGCCTACGTGTGGTTCTGCTACGCTGTGCTGGTGTCCCTCCGCCACTTCCCCGAGAAGCAGCCCTTCTACGTGCCCTTCTTTGCTGCCTACACCCTCTG GTTCTTCGCTGTTCCCGTCACGGCTCTGATCGCCAATTTCGGGATCCCGAAGTGGGCTCGGGAGAAGATCGTCAACGGCATCCAGCTGGGAGTGCACCTGTACGCCCACGGCGTGTTCCTG ATCATGACCCGACCGTCGGCGGCCAACAAGAACTTCCCGTACCACGTGCGTACCTCGCAGATCGCCTCCGCGGGGGTCCCCGGGCCCGGAGGGAGCCAAGCCGCGGACAAGGCCTTCCCGCAGCACGTCTACGGAAACGTGACGTTCATCAGCGACTCGGTGCCCAACTTCACGGAGCTCTTCTCCATCCCCCCGCCCACCTCCTCC GCCGGGAAGCAGGCGGAGGAGACGGCGGCCGCCCCTCGGGGCCGCGTGGTGACCACGGCCGAGCCGGGCGCAGCCTCCCCGCCCGCTCCCGCGGCGCCCCCCGGCCGGGCCGGCCCGACGCCGGGCTACCAGCCGCTCGTGCCGCAGACGGCGGCGCCGCACGCCGGCTTCACCGAGTACTTCAGCATGCACACGGCCGGGGGCCCCGCGGCCCCGCTCTGA
- the Prr19 gene encoding proline-rich protein 19 has translation MDPRGPLPQPFQQLEKPGRIRRRKTRRERNKALLSSHRQSMRQDGPTSSRDPCVPLQDPVASAASKLVVITQGRLSREHRGLFNHEVKSLDVARLLNSGSLESCSPLLPTTSCCSSGRTQEPALQSRDKENQVPGGSGPGPPNSPVLPVLGQLLEELQCQLILPQAFPRRSLVQEARDTILRTLQGCHGCMPDLALVLHGCQPPLPETKPRVPERQRTVPCSSGPEHAPREERPRTLQATKGHDFAVPQVCSSTPAHRDSQVPPADRQLPFLSSTSSPSGAAWGPPTAFDMLKSIWLIATPPAPQPWDICPPQSLPQPPSPLLPRTSALDWSPNPPAPLPSLSWVVTQSSPEAWSFPPMRLY, from the exons ATGGACCCCCGTGGACCCCTCCCTCAGCCTTTCCAGCAGCTTGAGAAACCTGGGCGTATTCGCCGTCGCAAGACTAGGCGGGAGCGAAACAAGGCCCTGTTGAGCAGCCACCGGCAGTCAATGCGTCAGGATGGCCCCACGTCCAGCCGGGATCCATGTGTGCCCCTCCAGGACCCTGTGGCCTCTGCAGCCTCCAAGCTTGTCGTCATCACTCAAGGCAGGCTGAGCCGGGAGCACCGGGGCCTCTTCAACCATGAGGTGAAATCCCTGGATGTGGCCCGGCTGCTTAACAGTGGCTCCTTGGAATCATGTAGTCCTCTGCTGCCCACCACGTCCTGCTGCAGCTCAGGCAGAACCCAAGAGCCGGCGCTCCAGTCAAGAGATAAGGAGAACCAGGTTCCAGGAGGCTCAGGCCCAGGCCCCCCAAATTCCCCAGTGCTTCCCGTGTTGGGGCAGCTGCTGGAGGAGCTGCAGTGCCAGCTGATCCTGCCTCAGGCCTTTCCCAGGAGGAGCCTAGTGCAGGAGGCCAGAGACACCATCCTGAGGACCTTACAAGGCTGCCATGGCTGTATGCCTGATCTTGCCCTGGTGCTCCACGGCTGCCAGCCACCCTTGCCTG AGACCAAGCCGAGGGTCCCAGAGAGACAGAGGACGGTGCCTTGTAGCAGCGGTCCTGAGCACGCTCCAAGGGAAGAGAGGCCAAGGACTCTACAGGCGACGAAGGGGCATGACTTTGCCGTACCTCAGGTGTGCAGCAGCACCCCTGCACACAGGGACAGCCAGGTGCCGCCTGCCGATCGCCAGCTGCCCTTCCTGTCCTCCACGTCTTCACCATCTGGAGCAGCGTGGGGTCCCCCAACAGCTTTTGATATGCTGAAAAGCATCTGGCTCATAGCCACCCCACCCGCTCCCCAGCCCTGGGATATCTGCCCACCTCAGTCCCTACCTCAGCCACCGTCACCCTTGTTGCCCCGAACATCTGCCTTGGACTGGAGCCCGAACCCTCCTGCTCCACTCCCCAGCCTCTCCTGGGTGGTCACTCAGAGCAGTCCAGAGGCCTGGTCCTTCCCCCCAATGAGACTGTACTGA
- the Pafah1b3 gene encoding platelet-activating factor acetylhydrolase IB subunit alpha1 isoform X1, translated as MSGEQNPASRPTPVQDVQGDGRWMSLHHRFVADSKDKEPEVVFIGDSLVQLMHQCEIWRELFSPLHALNFGIGGDSTQHVLWRLENGELEHIRPKIVVVWVGTNNHSHTAEQVTGGIQAIVQLVSKLQPQARVVVLGLLPRGQHPNPLREKNRQVNELVRAALSGHPRAHFLDADPGFVHSDGTISHHDMYDYLHLSRLGYTPVCRALHSLLLRLLAQDQGQGAPLPEATP; from the exons ATGAGCGGGGAGCAGAACCCGGCCAGCAGGCCCACGCCTGTGCAGGACGTGCAGGGCGACGGGCGCTGGATGTCCCTG CACCACCGGTTCGTGGCGGACAGCAAGGACAAGGAACCCGAGGTCGTCTTCATCGGGGACTCCTTGGTCCAGCTGATGCACCAGTGTGAG ATCTGGCGCGAGCTCTTCTCTCCTCTGCACGCACTTAACTTCGGCATCGGTGGAGACAGCACCCAGCACGTGCTCTGGCGGCTTGAGAACGGGGAGTTGGAGCACATCCGGCCCAAG ATTGTGGTGGTCTGGGTGGGCACCAACAACCACAGCCACACAGCGGAGCAGGTGACGGGAGGCATCCAGGCCATCGTGCAGCTGGTGAGCAAGCTGCAGCCGCAGGCCCGGGTGGTTGTGCTG GGCCTGCTTCCAAGGGGCCAGCACCCCAACCCGCTGCGGGAGAAAAACCGACAGGTAAACGAGCTGGTCCGGGCAGCCTTGTCTGGCCACCCCCGAGCCCACTTCTTAGACGCAGACCCTGGCTTTGTGCACTCTGACGGCACCATAAGCCACCACGACATGTACGACTACCTCCACCTGAGCAGGCTGGGCTACACCCCCGTCTGCCGGGCCCTGCACTCCCTGCTCCTGCGGCTCCTGGCTCAGGACCAGGGCCAGGGCGCCCCTCTGCCAGAGGCCACACCCTGA
- the Pafah1b3 gene encoding platelet-activating factor acetylhydrolase IB subunit alpha1 isoform X2 yields the protein MSGEQNPASRPTPVQDVQGDGRWMSLHHRFVADSKDKEPEVVFIGDSLVQLMHQCEIWRELFSPLHALNFGIGGDSTQHVLWRLENGELEHIRPKIVVVWVGTNNHSHTAEQVTGGIQAIVQLGLLPRGQHPNPLREKNRQVNELVRAALSGHPRAHFLDADPGFVHSDGTISHHDMYDYLHLSRLGYTPVCRALHSLLLRLLAQDQGQGAPLPEATP from the exons ATGAGCGGGGAGCAGAACCCGGCCAGCAGGCCCACGCCTGTGCAGGACGTGCAGGGCGACGGGCGCTGGATGTCCCTG CACCACCGGTTCGTGGCGGACAGCAAGGACAAGGAACCCGAGGTCGTCTTCATCGGGGACTCCTTGGTCCAGCTGATGCACCAGTGTGAG ATCTGGCGCGAGCTCTTCTCTCCTCTGCACGCACTTAACTTCGGCATCGGTGGAGACAGCACCCAGCACGTGCTCTGGCGGCTTGAGAACGGGGAGTTGGAGCACATCCGGCCCAAG ATTGTGGTGGTCTGGGTGGGCACCAACAACCACAGCCACACAGCGGAGCAGGTGACGGGAGGCATCCAGGCCATCGTGCAGCTG GGCCTGCTTCCAAGGGGCCAGCACCCCAACCCGCTGCGGGAGAAAAACCGACAGGTAAACGAGCTGGTCCGGGCAGCCTTGTCTGGCCACCCCCGAGCCCACTTCTTAGACGCAGACCCTGGCTTTGTGCACTCTGACGGCACCATAAGCCACCACGACATGTACGACTACCTCCACCTGAGCAGGCTGGGCTACACCCCCGTCTGCCGGGCCCTGCACTCCCTGCTCCTGCGGCTCCTGGCTCAGGACCAGGGCCAGGGCGCCCCTCTGCCAGAGGCCACACCCTGA